CGCGGCTTCGAACGCGCTTTTTCAAGGGGTTGCTTTTCGAATATTTAgctttctattttaaaaattgcCGAATGCTCCATACAACCTTACATCCCCACATTATAGGAAAGTAGGAGAGACAAAAATGGGCTGGGATATAGGCTACTTGTTGTAGTAAGTTAGTCTAACTtcacacaaaaagaaatatgtatgtCATAAACTTGCTCCGTTCCGACTTgaagaaaggacaaacaaacgGACTTTccaatttataatatcatagtATAGTATGTTTAAAAGctttttccaataaaatattatctctaTTCACACAATTCTCTAACACAAACTTTGCATCCCAATTTACTAGTTTTTTATTAGGCGCCACTAGTTTCTAGTCGGTTCTAAAATAGCAATTTACATCAGATCTCATCTTTAAACCTGAATTCGTTTTAACACAAAGATTGTTAAACTCGTCTGTATGGAAAAAACTGCtttgaacataaaaaataatgcatgaattaatttgtatgtatgtatgtagagaAAAAGGTCACAGGATCTTGATTTTTGTTTGCAACGGTCGCCTTGATAAGTAGGTGCAAGTTTGCCGTGGTTATGGATGGGTCGGACAAAGATTTATTGGGTGTTTCGATGTTGTAATGACGTTTGAAGGCAATACAAATAGTGTGGTGATAACAGATTGTAATACCCAATTACACGTCAGGATTGTCCCATATCCGAAGCGggggacaacgtaacaggttaccggggctccggtacaaagcaggaaaaggaacggggtttGCTtcccgggcaaagtattactgggttcaTTTCGGTATTAcgattttttttcagttgtagcacggagattggaattgtgcccagtatatggcaataggctcaccccctattacatgggacttaaaacacaaatggtgcaaAACggttgtacattgtaaagcggcattacgtgccgtaatgtaatGAGCACCCCTGCCTagtccttcggggataaaaggcgtaacgttgcgttgcgtggtttttagtctgtaagagtctgacattccctctcgcctcaccccaaacgggagaagtcattggattattttccgccctgaaaaaaaaaaaagggttgtCCCATGCAGGAATCAAATCTGAAAGTCGACCCATAGCAGCCCGTCGCACATAAAAGAATATGGGTcactgattttaataaaataaaactagcaTTATCAccagttatttataaacatcaaaTAGGGTTATCATTGGGTTATCTGACACTTGTTCTCGTGTTATCTAGCGGTTTTTGGAAAGCCCATGTGTCATAGTAAAGTAAGAGCTATGCTAagagatccggagctgcggacaacgtaaaaggttaccggggctccgactcaaagcaggagtaggaacggggtggttttttgtcagtaagctGCGGACatcgtaaaaggttaccgggactccggctcaaagcaggagtaggaacggggtggttttttgtcagtaagagtctgacattgagctgcggacaacgtaaaaggttaccgggccaccggctcaaagcaggagacggaacggggtggttttttgtcagtaagagtctgacattgagctgcggacaacgtaaaaggttaccgggcctccggctcaaagcaggagtaggaacggggtggttttttgtcagtaagagtctgacattgagctgcggacaacgtaaaaggttaccgggcctccggctcaaagcaggagtaggaacggggtggttttttgtcagaaagagtctgacactctcgcttcattcgaggcgggagaagtcattggatgattttccccctcaaagaGAAGCAGATAAAtaaccggaggctcaattatccCCCTAATCATCATcgggacgtgaaacaacgtttgcgttgtgtttcgttgtgtgagtgaggttaccggagacccccAATTTTCtcaattcctgattccccaagaacccttaaattcctaatcccgaAGAGGCTGcggtaacgcacttgtgtttcgagtgtccaggggcggtggcgattgcttactatcaggtgatccgtttgctttgtccgtttctttttcttctcctctaataacatcttctgatttgtttcgttgtgggatccaagacagtcattcatttccctgcgacgcgccggacttcagtactccggtgttttcatggtgaTATcgactgtagatcctggtgcacaggagttgcagcggtatggaagGTTGTGGAGGggttgtcccataaaaaatggtcgtttaccggcttgttccataaaaaagcgtTATTTTGGCAAACTCCCTTTTAATAGGGGACTCCTTAATTCAGCAGTGGCCTTATTTTGACTGATGATAATGGTTATCATCAATCATCTTCCCTAGCAACTTGGGGTAGACAGACATCTCGTTCCATTAGATAAAACTTGGCTCCCTGACCTTTGTCAAATATACATTATATCGTGATATTAAAGGTCATATAACgagttttttatattaataaatttgcTCACTTTCATTGCGACTGCATTACGTACGTAACATCGCGGATTATACCTTGGTAGGGGACGGCAGGAGTCTGTCAAAGTCATAGCATTTATTTGTATTCTATCAATCCATTTTGGTACCATTTTCTAAAGGTTTGATTAATTTTTTCAGCTAGTATTTACCCAATctaacttatattataaataggaaagtttgtgtgtttgtttgttactcaattacctCAAAACGGCTAAAAGGATGGCGATGGAATTTGggacaggggtagattatagtctgaaataacGTAGTAGGCGTACGCAGGCTTATTCCACGTTTACGCGGGCAGTCGTTTGTAGTAGTTGCTAAGTCCATAAATATAACTGACGATGATTtcaataaggatgatgacggggtatacaaatttaaaatctatttagtccgtcagttagctaatgaaaaaatattagacacgtatttttttaattttttcatataaggtaacaatactatgataaaacgaatcaaagtgggagcaaatacgtcatttctacgtataaaacgtacctagcagtgacgtcacgcgatatttcaaatcaatatatcttcgaaagtacttgttttcctaagaaaaaaatacgtgtctaatcttttaaaataatctacaagacggacattaaaataaaaattagtcatctatcctattaacACATTGGTCCcgagtcaccggtgaccgacgttagccgaggatttgccttcaacagttttctattggcagtcaaagacttaatatttaaaaaatacatttcctcTTTCCAGGTTTGCCTCCCGAACACGCGCAGCCGCAACAACCAGTCCACCCAGACAATCAGATGTATGTATACAACTCCCATGTAAACGTTCCTGCATTAAACTCAATAGACCTTTACTCTAGATCACAAAACTACGTCCAAAACTACACTAACATAAGAGAAAATCCCCAAAATCTAGTCGTACATAGACAGTTTGAGAACACTAGCCCTTACCAAGAAGACTTTAAAAAGTTACGCCAAGATGGCGGTCTGAATAGCGCGAAAGAAAAATGCGAGGAGCCAAAAGAAAATTTGAAACCGAcagacgaaaataaaatatactattcGGAGTATAACCAGAATTTTTCTGAAGCGAAAAATGAGAATGATTCTAGTGTACAGAATAAGATTACTGAAGATATTTCAATGAATATCAAAGGGCAGTATATTTGTTATAAGTGTAATGATGTTTTTCCTTCAAAAAGGGGGTTGAAACACCACTCGAAATCTTGTTCGGATAATGAGCAATTAGTTGAGAAAGTTGGCAAGTTCAGTTGTAGCCAGTGCGCTTACAGATGTCAGTCTCCTGCAATTTTAAAGATTCATGAACGAACGCATTCCGGTGAAAAACCGTTTTCATGCACGTTTTGCGATTATAAATCTGGGCAAAAGAATAATGTGGCGAAACATATCTTAGTTCATATGAAAGAGAAGCCTTTTAGGTGCCAATACTGCGATTATAGATGTgcgcaaaaaaataatttagtcgTTCACGAAAGAACGCATACGGGTTACAAGCCTTTCGCTTGTCCGTTCTGCGAGTATCGGACGGTACAGAAGCCTAATTTAGTCAAGCATATGTACTTGCATACGGACCAAAAGCCTTTTAGCTGTGACATGTGTTCGTACAGATGTGTCCAGAAAACGAATTTAACTAAACATAAACAGAGGCATTTGAATGAGAAAGAGGGtgataaaattgatattaaaaaccAAAGTAAACCTTATAGGCCTCGTCAAAAATCGGTTAAATGCCCCCATTGTTCTTACCGGTGTGTGCAAAAATCTAGTATGGAGAAACATCTACAGTTTAAACATGGTTCTCAAGAAGATTTCGAGAATGGTCTGAACCTTATGAAGAGTCCAGAAGTCACAGAAGATACGGAAAGTATAAATTTGAGTGTGAAAAAAGATTTTGAGTGCCAACAGAAGGATAGTGTGAGTGAACACTcatagtttttagttttacgGAGCTTTTTTACAGCAAAAAGGTGATTTTGGTGTAGTCTATTGCATTTTTGGGGGGCTTTTTTAAGAAGTAAGGGGGTGTTTGtcattttattctttaaatgCTGTTATATTGTAGTTTCTCATCTGCTCTGTATTGGAAAAtaaccgctgtactcagagtcattaatggttacttaacccagtccttagcaattgttttcgcaacaaaatcgttactaaggaatagtttaagtaatcattaaatgtctatgagtacggtagtaagggtgaggtaatttttttttgccccaattaatatttcagaaaaatctttttttttttttacgttgtcGAGTAATGAATGCAATAGACTATTAACTGgacatttttttcacaataagctccatgtcttttgttttttttttttactataatatagTGTGAGTAACAGAGATGGAAGATGGACTGTTTAATACTATTTTAGTTATGCTAAAAAGAGATGAAACGATTGTAAGacttttatatatgttttcATCACAACCTTTATTCATCCTTGTTTAATTATCATCATGAGTCTGTTTCCGACCACTACTAGACATAGGCGTCTTCAGTATCCGGCCACTGAGCTTGATCTTCAGCTCTTCGCATCCACCTGCTTTCAAAAATCTTTCTACgtatcatcacatcaacagtctttaaaagtggccattgc
The sequence above is a segment of the Spodoptera frugiperda isolate SF20-4 chromosome 21, AGI-APGP_CSIRO_Sfru_2.0, whole genome shotgun sequence genome. Coding sequences within it:
- the LOC118280342 gene encoding zinc finger protein 563, translating into MDFVKREDQNVMDDDNYKFYLESLQRSHQLEPTDYQHSSLSMEQLHQAMQSSVASTIVHNLELPLSPRQISSLMLKTNHLQRNLNFNEIPAHLQRNITSELDLVHNLNELPQNLNRHDDLLGQNLSRNLDLSLRSLGSDLDLQNNLSQLAQNLNENLNADLSRISDLRTDMPHDLSHEIDLSHHLNRQNMDQEILGQDETRRTPIVMQDPHMLDQSLGPRLVGAPMNVHERLDQQEHMLPMPFHIKSEQEDDGYFYENINPVINSVSSLNGLPPEHAQPQQPVHPDNQMYVYNSHVNVPALNSIDLYSRSQNYVQNYTNIRENPQNLVVHRQFENTSPYQEDFKKLRQDGGLNSAKEKCEEPKENLKPTDENKIYYSEYNQNFSEAKNENDSSVQNKITEDISMNIKGQYICYKCNDVFPSKRGLKHHSKSCSDNEQLVEKVGKFSCSQCAYRCQSPAILKIHERTHSGEKPFSCTFCDYKSGQKNNVAKHILVHMKEKPFRCQYCDYRCAQKNNLVVHERTHTGYKPFACPFCEYRTVQKPNLVKHMYLHTDQKPFSCDMCSYRCVQKTNLTKHKQRHLNEKEGDKIDIKNQSKPYRPRQKSVKCPHCSYRCVQKSSMEKHLQFKHGSQEDFENGLNLMKSPEVTEDTESINLSVKKDFECQQKDSVSEHS